A window of Paenibacillus polygoni contains these coding sequences:
- a CDS encoding DEAD/DEAH box helicase: MNQPLYGIWLGDVFFCFSGETSEPRVDAWSHGIRKMKLKGGTYRPFQHAALRLAELRWQTNKVQTSSVDPNKKKRMGMGRTLEGLALSPKDAFELLIHWNKEEAAGAGFEAGEEMEYWSKAALFALELLLRGQIAPGVAPVTATSGRRRGNQSAVKGAWHPRLREKEDIERFAILAESIPPIALTATVVYADTEAGSVKEAGAAVLYSFLSQMIHAQVSSEIAAVESSLSKYRVNYRRGYSPLSELWWNSLLTGSRELSVQGTIQEIEELSDAVSEAGESSPPPIENESSGPAAGKLRLGLRLEPSEVGSEWNVSFWAESESESDFRVPIEAIWSHPSQEVDRGITVYESVQEQMLREFGKACELAPALGSGWSGPPTSVRMNTEMFYDFMANAVPKLQKSGVTVMMPSRWSKEGKRKTGLKLKMLPHPGRVGSVKRSSTLGMEQLVAFEAEAVLDGIPVSQEELARLAASTFPLVEFRGEWIEIDPKEIRQVLRFMKKNEEGTMALSEWMHLVAEDEEDANWKGLSIFGAESYGMLSFLLEGQVLKGIEPKSVPPSLHGNLRPYQERGFQWLSAMRDLGFGVCLADDMGLGKTIQVITCLLDSKLAAKEIREAERKLEGMVEDEFDTEGPALIVCPTSLLGNWQRELARFAPDFKLYIHHGTQRLHGDRFREQAEEHDIVLTTYHLAGRDGADLASVHWSSVVLDEAQYIKNYRTKQAQSVMKLSAPHRIAMTGTPVENRLSELWSIFQFLNPGYLGTAASFRQRYVAGGEEGAQSLRELHKLVSPFMLRRLKSDPDIRKDLPEKLELKSYCSLTVEQTALYKGVVDQLLTGIEGQTGFTRKGVVLSSLTKLKQICDHPVLLEPNRKEQSGRVELSGKLERLMELTDAIRDNGESALIFTQYVSMGDILVNQLTQRYNEKPFFLHGGISKAERDAMVDRFQKGEGPSIFVLSLRAGGVGLNLTHASHVIHYDRWWNPAVENQATDRVFRIGQKRNVQVHKLICQGTLEERIDELIESKKQLSEQVVGSGENWLTEMSDDELKGLVTLQGEMWM, from the coding sequence ATGAATCAACCATTATATGGAATTTGGCTCGGAGACGTATTTTTTTGTTTTTCTGGAGAAACGTCGGAACCCAGGGTCGATGCCTGGAGCCATGGAATACGTAAAATGAAGCTAAAAGGCGGTACTTACCGCCCGTTTCAACATGCAGCCTTGCGTCTTGCGGAACTCAGATGGCAGACGAACAAGGTACAGACCTCAAGTGTAGATCCAAACAAGAAAAAACGAATGGGAATGGGACGGACGCTGGAAGGACTCGCGCTCAGCCCCAAAGACGCATTCGAATTATTAATACACTGGAACAAAGAAGAGGCAGCCGGAGCAGGATTTGAAGCCGGAGAAGAAATGGAATATTGGTCGAAAGCAGCTTTATTTGCTTTGGAATTACTGCTCCGAGGTCAGATTGCTCCGGGGGTCGCTCCGGTGACAGCAACAAGCGGAAGAAGACGAGGAAATCAATCTGCTGTTAAGGGTGCTTGGCACCCGAGACTTAGAGAGAAAGAAGACATAGAACGCTTTGCGATCCTTGCAGAATCCATCCCTCCCATTGCACTGACAGCTACCGTTGTTTACGCGGATACGGAGGCAGGGTCTGTGAAGGAAGCAGGCGCTGCCGTGCTTTACTCTTTCCTTAGTCAAATGATCCATGCGCAAGTTTCTTCCGAAATTGCTGCGGTGGAAAGCAGCTTGTCTAAATACCGTGTAAATTATCGCAGAGGATATTCCCCATTATCAGAACTATGGTGGAACAGTCTGCTTACCGGTTCGCGGGAACTAAGCGTCCAAGGAACAATTCAAGAAATCGAAGAATTGTCTGACGCGGTTAGTGAGGCAGGAGAAAGTTCTCCTCCGCCGATAGAGAATGAATCTTCGGGTCCTGCTGCCGGGAAACTGCGGCTGGGGCTTCGGTTAGAGCCCTCAGAAGTAGGTTCTGAATGGAACGTTAGTTTTTGGGCTGAAAGTGAATCCGAATCTGATTTTCGGGTTCCGATTGAAGCGATATGGTCCCACCCTTCTCAGGAGGTAGACCGCGGTATAACCGTGTATGAATCCGTACAAGAACAGATGTTAAGGGAGTTTGGCAAAGCATGTGAACTGGCACCTGCGCTAGGATCCGGATGGAGCGGACCTCCCACATCTGTCAGAATGAATACCGAAATGTTCTATGATTTTATGGCGAATGCTGTTCCTAAACTCCAGAAGAGCGGCGTGACGGTCATGATGCCTTCAAGATGGAGTAAGGAAGGGAAACGAAAAACAGGACTTAAATTAAAAATGCTTCCGCACCCAGGCCGCGTCGGATCTGTAAAGCGATCCTCGACACTCGGGATGGAGCAGCTGGTTGCTTTTGAAGCAGAGGCCGTACTGGATGGGATTCCGGTTTCACAAGAAGAACTTGCAAGACTTGCAGCATCCACATTTCCTTTAGTCGAATTCCGCGGAGAATGGATTGAGATTGATCCTAAAGAAATCCGGCAGGTTCTTCGCTTCATGAAGAAGAATGAAGAAGGTACGATGGCATTATCCGAATGGATGCATCTAGTCGCAGAGGATGAGGAAGATGCGAACTGGAAAGGCCTTTCTATCTTTGGTGCAGAATCCTACGGAATGTTGTCCTTCTTGCTTGAAGGGCAAGTACTCAAAGGAATAGAGCCTAAATCGGTACCTCCTTCTCTGCATGGTAATTTAAGACCTTATCAAGAGCGGGGTTTCCAGTGGCTGTCTGCTATGCGGGACCTTGGGTTTGGGGTGTGTCTTGCTGATGATATGGGCCTTGGAAAAACCATTCAGGTTATTACCTGTCTGCTTGACTCCAAGCTCGCAGCGAAGGAGATCAGAGAAGCAGAACGTAAGCTTGAAGGAATGGTAGAAGATGAATTTGATACAGAGGGTCCTGCACTCATCGTGTGTCCTACTTCACTGCTGGGCAACTGGCAGCGGGAACTCGCACGATTTGCTCCGGACTTCAAATTATATATCCATCACGGTACCCAGCGTTTGCACGGCGACCGCTTCCGTGAGCAGGCAGAAGAACATGATATTGTCCTGACGACGTATCATCTGGCTGGCAGGGATGGAGCAGATCTTGCTTCTGTTCATTGGTCTTCTGTGGTGCTTGATGAAGCGCAGTACATTAAGAACTATCGCACGAAGCAGGCGCAAAGCGTGATGAAACTGTCCGCACCGCACCGCATTGCGATGACAGGAACACCAGTGGAGAACCGGCTTAGTGAGCTATGGTCTATTTTTCAGTTTCTTAATCCAGGATATCTCGGTACCGCAGCTTCATTTCGGCAGCGTTATGTAGCTGGCGGCGAGGAAGGGGCACAGTCCCTTCGTGAACTGCATAAGCTCGTGTCTCCGTTTATGCTTAGAAGGCTCAAGAGCGATCCTGATATCCGTAAGGATCTTCCGGAGAAGCTGGAACTGAAATCGTATTGCTCCTTAACGGTGGAACAGACGGCCCTTTATAAAGGGGTAGTTGATCAATTGCTTACAGGGATTGAAGGTCAAACTGGTTTTACACGAAAAGGTGTGGTTCTGTCCTCTCTAACTAAACTTAAGCAGATTTGTGATCATCCTGTACTGCTGGAGCCAAATCGCAAAGAACAGAGCGGACGGGTGGAACTGTCAGGCAAGCTGGAACGTCTGATGGAACTTACCGATGCCATTCGAGATAATGGAGAATCAGCACTTATCTTTACGCAGTATGTGTCCATGGGAGATATTCTGGTGAATCAATTGACTCAGCGTTACAATGAGAAACCGTTCTTCCTTCACGGAGGAATCTCCAAAGCGGAACGTGATGCGATGGTGGATCGTTTCCAAAAAGGCGAAGGTCCGTCTATCTTTGTCCTCTCCTTACGTGCGGGCGGTGTCGGTCTTAACCTTACTCATGCGAGTCATGTCATTCACTATGATCGCTGGTGGAATCCTGCCGTAGAGAATCAGGCAACAGACCGTGTATTCCGGATTGGACAGAAGAGAAACGTTCAGGTCCATAAACTGATCTGCCAAGGTACGCTGGAAGAACGAATTGATGAACTGATTGAGAGTAAGAAACAGCTGTCTGAGCAGGTTGTAGGTTCAGGTGAAAACTGGCTTACAGAAATGTCGGACGATGAACTGAAAGGGCTTGTTACCTTACAGGGAGAAATGTGGATGTAA
- a CDS encoding copper amine oxidase N-terminal domain-containing protein, whose protein sequence is MNKRMKTGVAAAALTLALGGSSLYAYADASTPVPISSNLKEVFTITVNGQAIEDGYQVSTAAQPMIPVRSLAEALGMEVKWVPETKASELTKGIKWTSIMTGEDAYNVNKMLVRLGQAPEIVNNTQYVPLNFVSEVLYGNVSVEGSQIIITTDQANTSEEEVIKASGIITSLSSEEGKLSVHINGNGAKGIILHVSDETQFALASGDALAFKDLKVGDQVEAEHAMFATLSLPPQSPVYKITVTEQAKADLVIAEGAISEVTTNENGERSILLKGQGIDESPASGIVFNISSETKVVDPKGEAIDPSTLKEKDYVIGVYNGITTRSLPPIANAMKLVVEQAAE, encoded by the coding sequence ATGAACAAAAGAATGAAAACCGGCGTAGCTGCGGCAGCCCTAACTCTTGCTCTAGGCGGTAGTTCCCTCTACGCATATGCAGATGCGAGTACTCCAGTGCCGATCTCAAGTAATCTTAAAGAGGTATTTACGATTACGGTGAATGGACAGGCTATCGAGGATGGTTACCAAGTATCAACAGCTGCACAACCCATGATTCCTGTACGTTCTCTAGCAGAAGCACTTGGAATGGAAGTAAAATGGGTACCAGAAACTAAAGCAAGTGAGCTTACCAAAGGAATTAAGTGGACTTCCATTATGACAGGGGAAGATGCTTATAATGTAAATAAGATGCTCGTTCGATTAGGACAAGCACCTGAGATAGTCAATAACACGCAGTATGTTCCTCTGAACTTTGTCAGCGAGGTTCTGTACGGCAACGTATCGGTAGAAGGGAGTCAAATTATAATTACTACAGATCAAGCGAATACATCAGAAGAAGAAGTAATAAAAGCAAGCGGAATAATCACTTCGTTGTCTTCGGAAGAAGGTAAACTTTCCGTTCATATCAATGGAAATGGTGCGAAAGGAATCATTCTTCATGTAAGTGACGAAACGCAGTTTGCACTTGCAAGCGGTGATGCCCTTGCGTTTAAAGATCTCAAAGTTGGCGATCAGGTTGAAGCTGAACACGCGATGTTTGCAACGCTCAGCCTTCCTCCGCAATCTCCGGTATACAAGATTACTGTAACCGAGCAGGCAAAAGCGGATCTTGTTATTGCTGAAGGTGCAATCAGTGAAGTAACGACTAATGAAAATGGTGAACGCAGTATCCTCCTTAAAGGTCAGGGCATAGACGAATCGCCGGCTAGCGGCATCGTATTTAACATCAGTTCAGAAACGAAAGTAGTAGATCCCAAAGGAGAAGCAATTGATCCTTCTACACTTAAGGAAAAGGACTACGTAATTGGCGTTTATAACGGCATTACGACTCGCAGCCTTCCTCCTATTGCAAATGCGATGAAACTGGTTGTAGAACAAGCAGCTGAATAA
- a CDS encoding M15 family metallopeptidase, translated as MKRHRWTIALLSTLLMGSVLLTGCEEGGQGQKEGQNLNAPATSDTSEEVTPDGTNDNKTDGTEDNKDGIETGKEDTETDSVMALRAQSSLQSSIQQEGDRSVVTNAEAVTVIVNKERSLPEGYEPDDLVEPNVPFSFDGPHEKRHLRKEAAAALEELFAAAKEDGIELRAVSGYRSYNRQVSVYNSSVERNGEEYAARVSAKPGYSEHQTGLAIDVSSPSVGNVIEEVFGDSEEGKWLEEHAPEYGFVIRYLKDREDITGYVYEPWHIRYVGKELAPDIAESGLTLEEYFDEANIKL; from the coding sequence ATGAAAAGGCACCGCTGGACAATTGCTCTGCTGTCTACACTGTTAATGGGTTCGGTTTTACTCACGGGCTGTGAAGAAGGTGGACAAGGACAGAAGGAAGGTCAGAACTTGAATGCTCCGGCGACAAGTGATACATCTGAGGAAGTGACTCCAGATGGAACAAATGACAATAAGACAGATGGAACGGAAGATAATAAGGACGGTATAGAAACCGGTAAAGAAGATACAGAAACAGACAGTGTCATGGCTTTACGTGCACAAAGTTCACTGCAGAGCAGTATTCAGCAAGAAGGTGACCGAAGTGTTGTAACCAATGCGGAAGCAGTGACGGTCATTGTGAATAAAGAGCGGAGCCTTCCGGAAGGGTATGAACCGGACGATTTGGTTGAACCGAATGTTCCTTTTTCTTTTGACGGGCCTCATGAGAAACGTCATCTACGGAAGGAAGCTGCGGCTGCCCTTGAAGAATTATTTGCGGCAGCGAAGGAAGATGGTATAGAACTCCGAGCGGTGTCTGGTTATCGCTCTTATAACCGCCAAGTTTCCGTGTATAACAGCAGTGTAGAGCGTAACGGTGAAGAATATGCGGCAAGAGTAAGTGCGAAACCAGGCTACAGTGAACATCAGACAGGGCTTGCGATTGATGTATCTAGTCCAAGTGTCGGCAATGTAATTGAAGAAGTGTTTGGCGACTCAGAAGAAGGCAAATGGCTGGAAGAGCATGCGCCGGAATACGGCTTTGTGATTCGGTATCTCAAAGACCGGGAAGATATTACGGGCTATGTATACGAGCCGTGGCATATCCGCTATGTAGGCAAGGAGTTAGCGCCGGATATCGCAGAGAGCGGTCTTACCCTGGAAGAGTACTTTGATGAGGCAAATATTAAACTATAA